One window from the genome of Scatophagus argus isolate fScaArg1 chromosome 13, fScaArg1.pri, whole genome shotgun sequence encodes:
- the LOC124069456 gene encoding uncharacterized protein LOC124069456 — MTPPPHHHQNQPFYGAAGTFPGSAHHQPAAALPIGSHNQFIPLQVTKKRVSANKKKQETQEFYSASQTVAKHQSQKAQKQPSGQSQAQSGDVIPPHQHSTNSIQPTSSPSPGLADTVSTTTAAPHTPVRISEVSVFFCNSYNFWASDIVPAICMKYELINKSRKNNGKQILKCKTSNINSARKKKPKHRGSRVFFRHVQQHHWFLTQPKLSEKTRNNSPKSSARMEIGKKPRKRQFKERSPLHGRLGLTQDLEVGKKSSISTIR, encoded by the exons ATGACGCCACCtcctcaccaccaccaaaacCAACCTTTCTATGGAGCAGCGGGAACTTTCCCTGGTTCTGCCCACCAccagcctgcagcagcactgcCCATCGGCTCACATAACCAGTTTATTCCATTACAG GTGACTAAGAAGCGAGTCTCAGCcaacaagaagaaacaggaaactcaAGAGTTCTACAGCGCCAGCCAAACCGTGGCCAAGCATCAATCACAGAAAGCCCAGAAGCAGCCCTCTGGCCAATCACAGGCTCAAAGCGGTGACGTCATCCCGCCACACCAACATAGTACCAACAGCATCCAACCAACCTCCTCTCCCAGTCCAGGTCTAGCGGACACTGTTTCTACGACGACGGCAGCCCCACACACGCCCGTTAGAATCAGtgaggtcagtgtgtttttttgcaaTAGTTACAACTTTTGGGCATCAGACATTGTCCCTGCTATTTGCATGAAGTATGAATTAATAAACAAGTCTAGAAAAAATAATGGCAAACAGATACTGAAGTGTAAAACTAGTAACATTAAttcagcaagaaaaaagaaaccgAAACACAGAGGATCTCGTGTGTTCTTCAGGCACG TCCAACAACACCACTGGTTCCTGACCCAGCCCAAGCTCTCTGAGAAGACGAGGAACAACTCCCCAAAATCCTCAGCACGTATGGAAATTGGGAAGAAACCTCGGAAGAGGCAATTCAAAGAGAGATCCCCTCTACACGGACGGCTGGGCCTTACACAGGACCTTGAGGTGGGGAAAAAGTCCAGTATCAGTACCATAAGATAG
- the LOC124069457 gene encoding serine/threonine-protein kinase pim-2-like gives MKKRNTQEKSPRTGDKCSNVYEDVSVRKRRASDDGRMPDKRMRCSNLTNPSEHSDVSVKDRISQRGKRKISVDARPPEKKRRCSIRNSSNSDPSVIAVVEPKAETHRGKETKANDDDEAPEKKTSSSDSGVSWITVSSNTEASFPLAAIVNKSGGDISYNTSSASSEEERIFELSSSLNTSRADFVNKYCELDPIGKGGFGSVRAGFRKSDHQPVAIKHIPSRGVRVKKVKCNGKVFDIILEVAFILKTTGLPGSIGQSTAVSLLDWYHLDQELILVMERPKNSMDLFSYLKSRGGYLDEHEAKMILRQLLDAAIDMHSKGVFHRDIKLQNVLVQLNGGEPKVRIIDFGCGSFSTETPFTTFCGTRAYFPPEWFDCEKYRACPTTVWQLGVLFYSLLRGHETFTTMSFMSNHIQFNRTLSKGKKHTDNTRFAFYPEERATLEELQMHPALN, from the exons atgaagaagagaaataCCCAGGAAAAATCACCCAGGACAGGTGACAAATGTAGCAATGTTTATGAGGATGTCAGcgtgagaaagaggagggctAGTGATGATGGCAGGATGCCCGACAAAAGGATGAGGTGCAGTAACCTCACCAACCCTTCTGAACACAGTGATGTGTCAGTAAAGGACAGAATCAGtcagaggggaaagaggaagatCAGTGTAGATGCCAGACCtcctgaaaagaagagaaggtgtAGCATCAGAAACAGCTCCAACTCTGACCCCAGTGTAATAGCTGTGGTGGAGcccaaagcagagacacacagaggcaaagagACAAAGGCCAACGACGATGATGAGGCACCTGAGAAGAAAACCAGTAGTAGTGACAGCGGAGTGTCCTGGATCACTGTGTCCAGCAATACTGAAGCCTCCTTTCCACTGGCAGCAATTGTAAATAAGAGTGGAGGAGACATCAGCTACAACACCAGCAGTGCCTCATCCGAGGAGGAGAGAATCTTTGAGTTGTCCTCCTCACTAAACACAAGCAGAG ctgatttcGTGAACAAGTACTGCGAGTTGGATCCGATCGGCAAGGGAGGCTTCGGCTCAGTGCGCGCTGGCTTCCGTAAATCAGACCATCAACCA GTTGCCATCAAGCACATTCCCAGCAGGGGTGTAAGAGTGAAAAAAGTT aaatgcAACGGGAAGGTCTTTGACATCATTCTCGAGGTGGCATTCATTCTGAAAACCACAGGTCTACCAGGATCCATTGGACAATCCACTGCTGTGTCCCTTCTGGACTGGTACCATCTGGACCAGGAGTTAATACTGGTCATGGAAAGACCCAAAAACAGCATGGACCTCTTCAGCTACCTAAAATCTCGTGGAGGATACCTGGATGAACATGAGGCAAAG atgATCCTGAGACAGCTGCTGGACGCAGCCATCGACATGCACTCAAAGGGTGTCTTTCACCGGGACATCAAGTTACAAAACGTCCTGGTGCAGTTGAACGGTGGAGAACCCAAAGTGCGTATCATCGACTTCGGCTGTGGCAGCTTCTCCACTGAGACGCCTTTCACTACTTTTTGTG GTACCCGTGCATACTTCCCTCCCGAGTGGTTTGACTGTGAGAAATACAGGGCCTGTCCCACCACTGTCTGGCAGCTTGGAGTGCTATTTTATTCATTGCTGAGAGGACATGAGACCTTTACCACCATGAGCTTCATGAGCAACCACATTCAGTTCAACAGAACACTATCCAAGGGTAAGAAACACACGGACAACACCagatttgcttttt ACCCCGAGGAGCGAGCCAccctggaggagctgcagatgcACCCGGCGCTCAACTAA
- the LOC124069758 gene encoding 5'-3' exoribonuclease 1-like isoform X2: protein MLKIDSTGTGSLSSQEAANSSAPGGQQQNRRRSSKKLANMNAPHGDTAVLASPTSVTSANHTNAVLTSKVSELARVCVGLGMAPPEFSYIGNRQGVVVCQVKLSNGLMVHGPQCQSENDAKEKAAFFALQRLNSLGSGSPLPPPIYPAVGQIRPPPIGAMPPVFSQQGQSSLLTVLSVDSLVVVFGTAKSKEQEF from the exons ATGCTAAAGATTGACAGTACTGGAACAGGAAGCCTCTCTTCCCAGGAGGCAGCCAACAGCTCCGCCCCTGGTGGCCAGCAGCAGAACAGGAGACGATCGTCCAAGAAACTAG ctAATATGAACGCCCCTCATGGCGACACAGCTGTATTAGCTTCTCCCACATCAGTCACCTCTGCCAACCACACCAACGCTGTGCTGACCAGTAAGGTGTCAGAGCTGGCACGTGTCTGTGTGGGGTTAGGAATGGCACCACCCGAGTTCAGCTACATAGGCAACAGACAG GGTGTAGTAGTGTGTCAGGTGAAGCTGTCCAACGGGTTGATGGTTCACGGCCCTCAGTGCCAATCAGAAAATGATGCCAAGGAGAAAGCTGCCTTCTTTGCCCTCCAACGTCTG AACTCATTGGGATCAGGctcccccctcccacctcctATATACCCAGCAGTGGGTCAGATTCGGCCCCCACCCATAGGAGCCATGCCCCCAGTCTTCAGCCAACAAGGTCAGTCGTCCCTGCTCACAGTCCTCTCTGTGGACTCCCTGGTCGTTGTCTTTGGCACAGCCAAAAGTAAAGAACAGGAGTTTTGA
- the LOC124069758 gene encoding 5'-3' exoribonuclease 1-like isoform X1, producing MLKIDSTGTGSLSSQEAANSSAPGGQQQNRRRSSKKLAANMNAPHGDTAVLASPTSVTSANHTNAVLTSKVSELARVCVGLGMAPPEFSYIGNRQGVVVCQVKLSNGLMVHGPQCQSENDAKEKAAFFALQRLNSLGSGSPLPPPIYPAVGQIRPPPIGAMPPVFSQQGQSSLLTVLSVDSLVVVFGTAKSKEQEF from the exons ATGCTAAAGATTGACAGTACTGGAACAGGAAGCCTCTCTTCCCAGGAGGCAGCCAACAGCTCCGCCCCTGGTGGCCAGCAGCAGAACAGGAGACGATCGTCCAAGAAACTAG cagctAATATGAACGCCCCTCATGGCGACACAGCTGTATTAGCTTCTCCCACATCAGTCACCTCTGCCAACCACACCAACGCTGTGCTGACCAGTAAGGTGTCAGAGCTGGCACGTGTCTGTGTGGGGTTAGGAATGGCACCACCCGAGTTCAGCTACATAGGCAACAGACAG GGTGTAGTAGTGTGTCAGGTGAAGCTGTCCAACGGGTTGATGGTTCACGGCCCTCAGTGCCAATCAGAAAATGATGCCAAGGAGAAAGCTGCCTTCTTTGCCCTCCAACGTCTG AACTCATTGGGATCAGGctcccccctcccacctcctATATACCCAGCAGTGGGTCAGATTCGGCCCCCACCCATAGGAGCCATGCCCCCAGTCTTCAGCCAACAAGGTCAGTCGTCCCTGCTCACAGTCCTCTCTGTGGACTCCCTGGTCGTTGTCTTTGGCACAGCCAAAAGTAAAGAACAGGAGTTTTGA